TTTAAATCATCTTTTTTATTTCTTCAAGAGCTCTTTTAAACTGAGTATCCTCTTCACTCGTTGGAATTATTGGTTTTTCTCCCTCAAGTTTAACCTCTATGTCAGGAACAATCCCTTCTCCTTCAATACATATTCCCTTTGGAGTATAATATTTTGCTATTGTCAATTTTATCGCTGAACCATCTGAAAGTGGTATAACATTCTGAACAGAACCTTTACCAAAAGTTTTAGTTCCCACCGAAAGGAAATTTTGATAATTGTCTTTAAGAGCACCAAACAATATTTCAGAAGCAGATGCACTCCCTCCATTTACAAGAAGAACTATTGGCTTTTGCCATAAAGGTCTATTTTTGCTGTAGAATTTTGCAGAGTCCTTTTTATTTCTTCCCTGTGTATAAACAATTAATTTGTTAGGCGGTAAAAACATTTCACTCACTTCAATAGCAACATTTAAAAGTCCACCGGGATTATTTCTTAAATCAAGAATTAAACCTTTTAAATTTTTTTCATTAAATTCAATTAAAGTTTTTTTCAAATCTTCTGTTGTGTTTTCCTGAAATCCGGTTAACCTCACATAGCCAATTTCTCTATATATTTTTGATTTTACTGATTTTATTTTTATGACATCCCTTTCTAATGTAAACTTCATCAAATTTGAAACACCCTCTCTTAAAACACTTATTGTTACTTTTGTACCTTTTTTCCCTCTTAACATTTGAGCCGCTTCCATAGTTGTCATATCTTTGGTTGATTTTCCATCTATTTCTATTATTTTATCGCCCTCTTTAATTCCGGATTTCCACGCAGGAGTATCTTCAATTGGACTTACAACAGTAATTATTCCATCTTTAAGTGTTATTTCCATTCCCACACCTTCAAACTCTCCTTTTGTTTCTATCTGCAATTCTTTTTTCAATTCAGGTTCTAAAAATGCACTATATGGGTCAAGAGACATTAACATACCTTTTAAAGCACCGTATATGAGTTTTTTATTCTCCACAGGCTCAACATAATTATCTCTGACTATATTTAAAGCATCAATAAGTAGTTCCAGATTTTTATAGGGATTATCTTCCCACTTCTTTTCCCGAGAAACCTTGACGTCGCCACCAAAAACAATTGAAAGGAATAAAAAACCCAGAATTACTAAAATTATTCTTTTTCTCATATTTCTCCTTTTTTATCTATTTATTTTACCCTTTATTTTAAATTTTTTAAACTGTCCAATAAAATTTCCTTTACAATATTTGGATTCGTTTTTCCACCTGTTTTTCGCATTACTTGACCAACCAGAAAACCTATAACCTGCTCTTTTCCTTTTTTCCAGTCATCAATTGCTTTCTGGTTTTCCTGTAAAACTTCATTAACAATATTTTTTATTATACTTTCGTCTTCTATCTGAATAAGATTTCTCTTTTTTACAATTTCAGATGGTTTTTCACCTGTCATAAACGATTCTTTAAATATTTCTTTACCAACAGTCATTGTTATCTTTTTTTCATCAATCATTTTTAAAATTTCAATAAAATTTTCTACTTTTAGAGGAATTTCTTCTTTATTTAATATTTTACCTTTTGTTAAAGATAAGAGTTCACCCATTATCCAGTTTGCAATTATTTTCGGATTGTTATAATTTCTTACACATATTTCAAAATAATCTGCAATACCTTTTTGAGAAATTAAAACACCTGCGTCATAATCAGATAGATTATATTCTTTCTTAAATCTTTCTTTTCTTTCATCTGGAAGTTCTGCTATTTCTCCTTTTATTTTTTCAATCCATTCACTATTTATCTCAACAGGAACAAGGTCTGGTTCAGGAAAATATCTATAATCATGTGCTTCTTCTTTAGTCCTCATACTTTCAGTTATCTCTTCTTTCTCATTCCACAATCTGGTCTCCTGATTTATTTTTTCTCCTTTTTTTAGTATCTCCATCTGCCTTTTACTTTCATATAGTAGTGCTTTTCTAACAGATTTAAAAGAATTCATATTTTTAACTTCTGTCTTTACTCCAAGTTTTTCATCTCCTTTTTTCCTGACAGAAATATTTGCATCACATCTTAAAGAACCTTCTTCCATATTGCAATCACTTATTTCAAGATATTCAAGTATCTGCTTCAATTTTTCAAGAAACCTTTCTGCCTCTTCTGGACTTCTTATATCTGGTTCTGTAACCATTTCAAGTAAAGGAATTCCACTTCTGTTAAAATCAACAAATGAGAAAAAACTGTTTTCAGAATGTAATAATTTCCCTGCATCTTCTTCAAGATGTATTCTTTTAAAATGGATTCTTCTTCCATCTACATCAAGATGACCTCCTGTTGCAATAGGTTCTTCATATTGAGATATCTGATAATTTTTTGGTAAATCAGGATAAAAATAATTTTTTCTTGCAAATCTACAAAATTTTGAAATATTTGAATTAAAAACAATACCTGTTTTTATGGCTAGTTCAATTGCTCTTTTATTTATAACAGGTAAAACTCCAGGCATTCCTGTACAGACAGGACAGATTTGAGTATTTGGGGGATTTCCAAATTCTGTTGAACAACCACAGAACATCTTTGTTTTTGTCAAAAGTTCAACATGTACTTCAAGTCCAATAATTATTTCATACTCTTCCATTTTAGATTTTTTTCACTCCTGCTTTTAAACTGACTTTCAATGAACAATTTTCTTTTAATTTTAACTGGTCATTTCTTTTTATTGCTTCTGCTAAATTTGGTAAACTTGAAAATGGTTCAAGAGCAATATTATAATTTCTTCCCCACCATGGATAGTTGTAACTCCCTTTTGCAATTCTCCAGAACCATAGATATTTAAAAACTTCTTTAGGAAATTCCATAAAAAATCCAGTTTTCAAACTTTCATTTATTATTTCATAATAACCCTCTTCCAAATCAGATATGAAAATAACGTCAGAAACATTATCTTCTTCAGA
This sequence is a window from bacterium. Protein-coding genes within it:
- the gatB gene encoding Asp-tRNA(Asn)/Glu-tRNA(Gln) amidotransferase subunit GatB — protein: MEEYEIIIGLEVHVELLTKTKMFCGCSTEFGNPPNTQICPVCTGMPGVLPVINKRAIELAIKTGIVFNSNISKFCRFARKNYFYPDLPKNYQISQYEEPIATGGHLDVDGRRIHFKRIHLEEDAGKLLHSENSFFSFVDFNRSGIPLLEMVTEPDIRSPEEAERFLEKLKQILEYLEISDCNMEEGSLRCDANISVRKKGDEKLGVKTEVKNMNSFKSVRKALLYESKRQMEILKKGEKINQETRLWNEKEEITESMRTKEEAHDYRYFPEPDLVPVEINSEWIEKIKGEIAELPDERKERFKKEYNLSDYDAGVLISQKGIADYFEICVRNYNNPKIIANWIMGELLSLTKGKILNKEEIPLKVENFIEILKMIDEKKITMTVGKEIFKESFMTGEKPSEIVKKRNLIQIEDESIIKNIVNEVLQENQKAIDDWKKGKEQVIGFLVGQVMRKTGGKTNPNIVKEILLDSLKNLK
- a CDS encoding S41 family peptidase, which gives rise to MRKRIILVILGFLFLSIVFGGDVKVSREKKWEDNPYKNLELLIDALNIVRDNYVEPVENKKLIYGALKGMLMSLDPYSAFLEPELKKELQIETKGEFEGVGMEITLKDGIITVVSPIEDTPAWKSGIKEGDKIIEIDGKSTKDMTTMEAAQMLRGKKGTKVTISVLREGVSNLMKFTLERDVIKIKSVKSKIYREIGYVRLTGFQENTTEDLKKTLIEFNEKNLKGLILDLRNNPGGLLNVAIEVSEMFLPPNKLIVYTQGRNKKDSAKFYSKNRPLWQKPIVLLVNGGSASASEILFGALKDNYQNFLSVGTKTFGKGSVQNVIPLSDGSAIKLTIAKYYTPKGICIEGEGIVPDIEVKLEGEKPIIPTSEEDTQFKRALEEIKKMI